The genomic interval CGGCCAGGTCATGGTCGACACCATCGTCACCGGCACCCAGGGCAACACCCTCAACATGTGGGGACCCCCGACCGACCCCGCGTGGGCGGCCAACGACCCCTACCTGCACGCCGAGAAACTGCGCGGCACCGCGGTCTACATCGCCTCCGGCAACGGCGCCCCCGGGCCCCTGGACACCCTCGGCGGGCCCGGCATCGGCGACAACCCGGCGACCCTGCTCGACCAGCTCGTCATCGGCGGACTGCTCGACGCGGTCGCCGGGCGCTGCACCGTGCAGGTGCGAGATCGGTTGCGGGAGTTGAACATTCCCGCCACCGTCGACCTGCGTCCGAACGGCACCCACTCGTGGGGTTACTGGCAGCAGGACCTGCGCAACTCCTGGCCGATGTTCGCCGCGGCGCTCGGGCAGTGAGCGGCGCACCCGTCGCGCCGCGCTCGTGTCCGAACCTGTTGGTGGACTTGATATTTCGTACGCCACACCGCATCGGACGGCGCGCGCGCCGCACCGCCGACCGCCGGATCGGCGGCGCACCGACGCTAGGCTGACCCTGTGCCCGGATCACCCCCTCCCCGCCGCCGGTTCGGCCGCGGCGCCGCGCCGACATGACCGGCGCGGGCGACCGGCCCGCCGGTTCGGCGCCGGGCGGCGATTTCGAGGTCGTGGCGATCGCGTCGTCGGCCGGCGGCATCACCGCGCTCAGCCGGATACTGGGCGGGCTGCCCGCGGACTTCCCGGTGCCGGTGCTGGTGGTACAGCACCTGCACCCGCGCCACGACACCATCATCGCCGACGTCCTGAACCGCCGCACGGCACTGCCGGTGCGGCTCGCGACCGCCGGCGAGCGCGCCGAATCCGGCGTCGTCCACATCGCCCCACCCAACTTCCACCTGCTGGTCGAATCCGATCGCAGGCTGGCGCTGACGAGCAGCGAACTCGTCCACTTCGTGCGGCCCGCGGCGGATCCGCTGTTCGAATCCGTCGCCGCCGCCTACGGCCCGGGCGCGATCGCCTGCGTGCTCACCGGCTCGGGCAGCGACGGCGCACGAGGCGCGAGCGCGGTGAAATCGCGCGGCGGCACGGTGATCGTCCAGGACCCCCGCGACGCGCAGTGCACCGGCATGCCCGCAGCGGCGCTCCGCACCGGCACAGCCGACCTCGTGGTGACCCTGGCCGAGATCGCCCGCACGATCCGCGACCTCGTCGGGCGATCGGCGCGCTGACCGATCCGCCCACATCGACGCCCGCCGCCGCACAGCCCGCCGCGCACCCTGTCCGACCGCCGCCGCGATGCCTATGGTCGATACGGCACCACGCCGCCACCGGAGAGGCACGCAGCATGACCGACACCGTCCACACCTTCACCGACGACGCCCTGGGCACCCTCGATGCCGTCGCGCTGGCCGCCGACCTCCGCGCCGGCCGCCGCGGCCACCGCGAGGTGCTGGAAGCCGCGATAAACCGTGTGCGACAAGCGAATTCGCGACTCGACGCGGTGCAGGCCGAATGCT from Nocardia wallacei carries:
- a CDS encoding chemotaxis protein CheB, which translates into the protein MTGAGDRPAGSAPGGDFEVVAIASSAGGITALSRILGGLPADFPVPVLVVQHLHPRHDTIIADVLNRRTALPVRLATAGERAESGVVHIAPPNFHLLVESDRRLALTSSELVHFVRPAADPLFESVAAAYGPGAIACVLTGSGSDGARGASAVKSRGGTVIVQDPRDAQCTGMPAAALRTGTADLVVTLAEIARTIRDLVGRSAR